One window of the Rhizobiaceae bacterium genome contains the following:
- a CDS encoding DUF1778 domain-containing protein → MTQDTARSARLEARIAPEALAIVRRAAELEGRSLSDFVVAAAQEVAQRTIEQNNVIRLSVEDQQRFVDMLLNPPKPAAALKRAKAAHDELILQSR, encoded by the coding sequence ATGACACAGGACACGGCACGCAGCGCAAGGCTTGAGGCCCGGATCGCCCCGGAGGCTCTGGCGATCGTCAGGCGTGCGGCCGAACTGGAGGGGCGCAGCCTGAGCGACTTCGTGGTCGCAGCCGCGCAGGAGGTCGCGCAGCGAACGATCGAGCAGAACAATGTCATTCGGCTGTCGGTCGAGGACCAGCAGCGTTTTGTCGACATGCTGCTCAATCCGCCGAAGCCGGCGGCGGCGTTGAAGCGCGCGAAGGCTGCCCATGACGAACTGATCCTGCAATCGCGGTGA
- a CDS encoding DNA methyltransferase — protein sequence MTTATTFGYRARTATARCVRTAAIQTRNAVLLGDCIRLMRDLPAASVDFVLTDPPYLCRYRDRDGRTVLNDADDSWVYPAFAQIHRVLKRDSFCISFYGWNQADTFVSAWRKAGFYPAGHIVFAKPYSSKSRYLTYRHECAYLLAKGQPKLPENPLPDVMPWHYTHNRLHPTQKPVEPLADLISSFCPEGGLVLDPFCGSGSTLVAARECGRDWLGIELDAAHHRTATARLRTTVPRF from the coding sequence ATGACGACCGCCACCACCTTCGGATATCGGGCCCGCACAGCCACCGCGCGTTGCGTCCGCACTGCCGCAATCCAGACCCGCAACGCCGTTCTGCTCGGCGATTGCATCCGCCTCATGCGCGATCTTCCCGCCGCCAGCGTGGATTTCGTGCTGACCGACCCGCCCTATCTGTGCCGCTACCGCGACCGCGACGGCCGCACCGTCCTCAACGATGCCGACGATTCCTGGGTCTATCCAGCCTTCGCGCAAATCCACCGAGTTCTCAAGCGGGATTCCTTCTGCATCAGCTTCTACGGCTGGAACCAGGCGGACACCTTTGTGTCGGCCTGGCGTAAGGCCGGGTTCTATCCCGCCGGACACATCGTCTTCGCCAAGCCCTATAGCAGCAAATCGCGCTATCTGACCTATCGGCACGAATGCGCCTACCTGCTTGCCAAGGGCCAGCCGAAGCTGCCGGAAAACCCGCTGCCCGATGTGATGCCGTGGCACTATACGCATAACCGCCTTCATCCGACGCAGAAGCCCGTCGAACCTCTGGCCGACCTGATCTCAAGCTTCTGCCCGGAAGGCGGGCTGGTCCTCGACCCGTTTTGCGGTTCTGGCTCGACCCTCGTAGCCGCCCGCGAGTGCGGCCGCGACTGGCTCGGTATCGAACTCGACGCCGCACATCACCGAACCGCGACGGCGCGGCTGCGGACAACTGTTCCGCGCTTCTGA
- a CDS encoding BCCT family transporter gives MSLPSETDYEVGQDNVEIFGLDIHNPVFFVSGGIIVLFVFFAAIFHGPASEFFGWLRPAVTDSFDWFLAISANIFVIFCIVLIFTPFGSIRLGGKDATPDFTYTGWFAMLFAAGMGIGLMFYGVSEPVSHFTSSFAANAGTPESWAPLSGAASDAEAARRLGMAATIFHWGLHPWAIYAVVGLALAFFAYNRGLPLTIRSAFYPLLGERVWGWPGHIIDVLAVFATLFGLATSLGIGAEQANAGLNHLFGLPVTDISKVLLIIGITGIALFSVVAGLDAGVKRLSEINMALAALLLLFVILVGPTLAIITGFFDYLAAYVVNLPALSNPFGRTDQHFFDGWTAFYWAWWISWSPFVGMFIARVSRGRTVREFLICVLLIPSAVCILWMTTFGTAALNQIIEQGSSAIADASLELQLFIMLEGLPLAAISSFIGIVLVVVFFVTSSDSGSLVIDTITAGGKVDAPVPQRVFWAIFEGLVAIVLLLAGGLAALQAAAITTGIPFALVLLGMCVAIWKGLSSERAALQSA, from the coding sequence ATGAGTTTACCGAGCGAAACCGACTATGAGGTCGGCCAGGACAACGTCGAGATATTCGGACTCGACATACATAATCCGGTCTTTTTCGTCTCCGGCGGTATCATCGTGCTTTTCGTGTTCTTCGCCGCGATTTTTCATGGACCGGCGTCTGAATTTTTTGGATGGCTTCGTCCTGCCGTCACAGATTCGTTCGACTGGTTCCTGGCGATATCGGCCAATATCTTCGTGATCTTCTGCATCGTCCTGATTTTCACGCCGTTCGGCAGCATTCGGCTCGGCGGCAAGGACGCCACACCGGACTTCACCTATACCGGCTGGTTCGCGATGCTGTTCGCTGCCGGCATGGGCATCGGATTGATGTTTTACGGCGTTTCCGAGCCGGTTTCACACTTCACCTCCTCCTTCGCAGCCAATGCCGGGACGCCGGAAAGCTGGGCGCCGCTGTCGGGCGCGGCCAGCGACGCCGAAGCCGCGCGCAGGCTCGGCATGGCTGCGACCATCTTCCACTGGGGCCTGCACCCATGGGCGATCTATGCCGTCGTCGGCCTTGCACTGGCGTTCTTCGCCTATAATCGCGGGCTACCGCTGACCATCCGTTCCGCCTTTTATCCTTTGTTGGGCGAGCGCGTATGGGGCTGGCCCGGCCACATCATCGACGTGCTTGCCGTCTTCGCGACCCTGTTCGGCCTGGCGACGTCTCTCGGCATCGGCGCGGAGCAGGCCAATGCCGGCCTCAATCACCTGTTCGGCCTGCCGGTCACCGATATTTCCAAGGTGCTGCTGATCATCGGCATTACAGGCATCGCGCTTTTCTCGGTGGTTGCCGGCCTCGACGCAGGCGTCAAGCGGCTGAGCGAAATCAACATGGCGCTTGCGGCGCTACTGCTTCTATTCGTTATCCTCGTCGGGCCGACCCTGGCCATCATCACCGGCTTCTTCGACTATCTCGCCGCCTACGTAGTCAATCTTCCCGCGCTCTCCAATCCATTTGGACGAACCGACCAGCACTTCTTCGACGGCTGGACGGCCTTCTACTGGGCGTGGTGGATATCGTGGTCGCCCTTCGTTGGCATGTTCATCGCCCGCGTTTCGCGCGGCAGGACGGTGCGGGAGTTCCTGATCTGCGTACTGCTGATCCCGTCGGCGGTCTGCATATTGTGGATGACGACCTTTGGCACGGCCGCCCTCAACCAGATCATCGAGCAGGGTTCGAGCGCGATTGCCGATGCGTCGCTGGAATTGCAGCTCTTCATCATGCTCGAAGGCCTGCCGCTTGCCGCGATCTCGTCGTTCATTGGCATCGTCCTCGTGGTGGTTTTCTTCGTCACCTCGTCCGATTCCGGTTCCCTGGTGATCGACACCATCACCGCGGGCGGCAAGGTGGACGCGCCCGTTCCGCAGCGCGTATTCTGGGCGATCTTCGAGGGACTGGTGGCAATCGTGCTTCTGCTGGCCGGCGGGCTCGCTGCCTTGCAGGCTGCCGCCATCACCACGGGCATACCGTTCGCGCTGGTGCTGCTCGGCATGTGCGTCGCCATCTGGAAGGGGCTCTCCTCGGAGAGAGCCGCATTGCAGAGCGCCTGA
- a CDS encoding helix-turn-helix domain-containing protein — protein sequence MFGDHNPPHCDDTLGGRISLAREAKAISVEDAARRLGVLPSSWNAWECDRSIPRANRLTMMAGILGVSPTWLLTGLGEGPLEQTTDSDPGDLRQAVREMSQDIENLSRRMRELASRLGGEAGAAA from the coding sequence ATGTTTGGCGATCACAATCCGCCCCATTGTGACGACACGCTCGGCGGCCGCATATCGCTGGCCCGCGAAGCAAAGGCGATTTCCGTGGAGGACGCGGCAAGGCGACTTGGCGTTCTTCCATCGAGCTGGAACGCCTGGGAATGCGACCGCTCTATTCCACGCGCAAACAGGCTGACGATGATGGCCGGCATCCTCGGCGTCAGCCCAACCTGGCTGCTGACCGGTCTCGGGGAAGGTCCCCTGGAACAGACGACCGACAGCGATCCGGGAGACCTCAGGCAAGCAGTCCGTGAGATGTCGCAGGACATCGAGAACCTCAGCAGGCGTATGCGCGAACTCGCATCGCGCCTCGGGGGCGAGGCCGGCGCGGCGGCATAG
- a CDS encoding recombinase family protein produces the protein MRKIGYMRVSTGEQRPDRQIDGLKEICDEYFVETLSAVSRKRPIYQKVIRSLKPGDMLVVWDLDRAFRSAKDALNELDLLQKRGVEFRIASLKIDTTTPEGYFVYTIMGAVAEFERRNLSRRTKQGLAAARRRGVRLGRPPKLTQVELFEAHCRIVAGTATPAEIAAEHGMAAWSVTRAINRSLQTSPH, from the coding sequence ATGAGAAAAATAGGATATATGCGCGTCTCCACGGGCGAGCAGCGGCCCGACCGCCAGATCGACGGCCTCAAGGAAATCTGCGATGAATACTTTGTCGAAACCTTGTCAGCCGTCAGCCGGAAGCGCCCGATCTACCAGAAGGTCATCCGCTCGCTGAAGCCCGGCGATATGCTGGTGGTCTGGGACCTCGACCGCGCCTTCCGTTCGGCCAAGGATGCCCTCAACGAGCTGGACCTGCTTCAAAAGCGCGGAGTCGAGTTCAGGATCGCCAGCCTGAAGATCGATACCACCACACCGGAGGGGTATTTTGTCTATACGATTATGGGCGCGGTGGCCGAGTTCGAGCGGCGGAATCTCTCGCGACGGACCAAGCAAGGGCTTGCGGCCGCGCGCCGCCGGGGCGTGCGCCTCGGCCGGCCGCCCAAGCTGACGCAGGTGGAGCTGTTCGAAGCCCATTGCCGGATCGTGGCAGGAACCGCAACGCCGGCCGAGATCGCCGCCGAGCACGGCATGGCGGCATGGTCGGTGACGCGCGCCATCAACCGTTCGCTACAGACGTCGCCGCATTAG
- a CDS encoding CHAT domain-containing protein — protein sequence MDFLRPPALAGLMGVILFGGIVSVTAASASALSDRYAAAVQQLLDSRQPAEAEAQARAGLREVVAAEGENSLATANMNRLLGDALYEQRKFAEAEPHFRAALSTRQRLLGNAHADTATSAGDLGYTLRQLGRLDEAEQYYQLAVDARIAALGANHATTVHSWQRLARLVDQRGDYLRAASLMDKALEAGRIAFDTGDPILVGWIGERAAMLHDGGDVARAEADYRAVLRAAGEGIVPADGQIAATALTGLGNLLVADGRFKEAGENYRRALAANERLHGPQDVTVAASLESLGRLMERQEKAAAALPFYERALSIREASGGAADAATASLLMRLGTTMMSLDRSADAERVFRRLMAAQERLNGADSAPMADALRWIANAANRQDRTAEAENALKRALAIDEAKLSSGHPYIAFDLVLLANLYSSQDRLSEARPLLERGLALMEAGESGKGSLPAVRSSLAYILVIEGDLDGAAALMTRSLEELRTADRGAAQIAGASVSLAQIKVRQEKLDEAERLAADAERIYADLAPQGRQHMRVMTLRGDIAMRRGDTEAALFVYRSVLDRLVATYGADNPETAMARFDLGRVHFARGEFAAAAQSLEKGTELVERVAAIDAAAAFATRTGAIEDQAIGRGATFDGLVKSYDRLRRTGGDNGELKEKSFLIAQRVIESQAAQALAQMAARQASGDGDLAELARRRQDEVARWRKADLKLNAALAVDTSKRDSAAVAAIRSELQAADTAIAEVDQRLARAFPKFAELQQPASLDFEAIRQRLDENEVLLFFADTARFADAGFETYLWAVPKTGEPRWIRLERSTGELLAAVRELRSLMGVSGEARGAASLAARRGTDPAGRVLTAAHELYDATLAPVADMIDGRDLVIVPSKRLASLPFHLLVSERPAAESSDRYRDAGWLARDHAITVLPSVGALRVVASAAPRPGSNPYLGFANPLLTGKNGSDTRAFGRETCRDRAPLQTAALAETAPDVSILYRGALADVSAVRGLEPLPETADEACAIAATLGAGADSVRLGEKATETEIKRLSASGETARARILHFATHGLVSGDLEGLAEPAIVMTPPEKASTEDDGLLTASEVAGLKLDADWVILSACNTAAGESGGEALSGLARAFFYAGARSLMVSHWPVASDAAVRLATGAIAEMAGDGRLSRAEALRRAMVEEIRAGGHRADPANWAPFIVVGG from the coding sequence ATGGACTTTCTTCGGCCACCGGCGCTTGCCGGATTGATGGGCGTCATTCTTTTCGGCGGCATCGTCTCTGTCACGGCCGCCTCGGCCTCTGCCCTTTCCGACCGGTACGCGGCCGCCGTCCAGCAGCTTCTCGACAGCCGTCAGCCGGCCGAGGCCGAGGCCCAGGCGCGAGCCGGCCTGCGGGAAGTCGTGGCGGCCGAGGGGGAGAACTCGCTTGCCACCGCGAACATGAACCGGCTGCTCGGCGATGCGCTCTACGAACAGCGGAAGTTCGCGGAGGCCGAGCCGCATTTCCGTGCGGCTTTGTCGACCCGGCAGAGACTTCTGGGCAACGCGCATGCCGACACGGCAACCTCCGCCGGCGACCTCGGCTACACGCTCAGACAACTGGGCCGGCTCGACGAAGCGGAACAATACTATCAACTTGCCGTGGATGCACGCATCGCGGCGCTCGGTGCGAACCATGCGACGACGGTGCATAGCTGGCAGCGCCTGGCCCGCCTCGTCGACCAGCGCGGAGACTATCTCCGCGCCGCGTCCTTGATGGACAAGGCGCTGGAGGCCGGCCGCATTGCCTTCGACACCGGAGATCCGATCCTCGTGGGATGGATAGGCGAGCGTGCGGCCATGCTGCATGACGGCGGCGATGTGGCGCGTGCGGAGGCGGACTACCGTGCCGTCCTGCGCGCCGCCGGCGAAGGCATCGTTCCGGCCGACGGGCAGATTGCGGCGACGGCTCTGACCGGGCTTGGCAATCTTCTGGTCGCGGATGGCCGTTTCAAGGAAGCTGGGGAGAATTATCGTCGCGCGCTGGCTGCGAATGAACGGCTCCACGGTCCTCAGGATGTGACGGTCGCTGCCTCGCTTGAATCGCTGGGGCGCCTAATGGAACGCCAGGAAAAAGCGGCGGCGGCATTGCCATTCTACGAGCGCGCCCTGTCGATCCGCGAGGCTTCAGGCGGGGCGGCGGATGCCGCGACCGCATCGCTACTGATGCGGCTCGGCACCACGATGATGAGCCTCGACCGCTCGGCCGATGCCGAACGGGTGTTCCGCCGGCTCATGGCGGCGCAGGAAAGGCTGAACGGTGCCGATTCCGCGCCGATGGCCGACGCGTTGCGCTGGATCGCCAATGCCGCGAACCGGCAGGACCGCACGGCCGAGGCGGAAAACGCACTGAAACGGGCGTTGGCGATCGATGAGGCGAAGCTGTCGTCCGGCCATCCCTACATCGCCTTCGATCTGGTGCTGCTGGCCAATCTCTACTCCTCGCAGGATCGCTTGTCGGAGGCCCGTCCGCTTCTCGAACGCGGGCTGGCCTTGATGGAAGCGGGCGAATCCGGAAAGGGGAGCCTTCCCGCCGTCCGCTCCTCCCTTGCCTACATACTCGTCATCGAGGGCGATCTGGACGGAGCAGCCGCCCTCATGACGCGCTCGCTGGAGGAGTTGCGCACAGCAGATCGCGGAGCAGCCCAGATCGCCGGGGCGAGCGTCTCTCTGGCCCAGATCAAGGTGCGGCAGGAGAAGCTCGACGAGGCGGAGCGGCTTGCCGCGGACGCGGAGCGCATCTATGCCGACCTGGCGCCGCAAGGGCGTCAGCACATGCGGGTCATGACGCTGCGCGGCGATATCGCCATGCGACGCGGCGACACGGAAGCGGCCCTTTTCGTCTATCGCTCGGTTCTCGATCGGCTGGTGGCGACCTATGGCGCGGACAACCCGGAAACGGCGATGGCGCGGTTCGATCTCGGCCGCGTCCATTTCGCCAGAGGCGAATTCGCGGCCGCCGCGCAGTCCTTGGAGAAGGGCACCGAACTGGTCGAGCGTGTCGCGGCGATCGACGCCGCCGCCGCCTTCGCCACCCGTACCGGCGCGATCGAGGATCAGGCCATCGGCAGGGGCGCAACCTTCGACGGGTTGGTGAAGAGCTACGATCGTCTTCGCCGCACGGGTGGAGATAACGGTGAGCTGAAGGAGAAGTCCTTCCTGATCGCCCAGCGCGTGATCGAATCGCAAGCGGCGCAGGCACTGGCCCAGATGGCGGCGCGCCAGGCGTCTGGCGATGGCGATCTGGCCGAACTGGCGCGCCGCCGGCAGGACGAGGTGGCCCGCTGGCGCAAGGCGGATCTCAAGCTGAACGCCGCCCTGGCGGTGGACACCTCGAAACGCGATAGTGCGGCGGTGGCCGCCATTCGTTCCGAACTTCAGGCGGCCGATACGGCCATTGCCGAGGTCGACCAGCGTCTTGCCCGCGCATTCCCGAAATTCGCGGAACTCCAGCAGCCCGCCTCGCTGGATTTCGAGGCGATCCGGCAGCGCTTGGACGAGAACGAGGTATTACTGTTCTTCGCCGACACGGCGCGTTTCGCCGACGCCGGCTTCGAGACCTATCTCTGGGCGGTTCCCAAGACCGGCGAGCCACGCTGGATCCGGCTGGAGCGCTCGACCGGCGAACTGCTCGCCGCCGTGCGTGAATTGCGTTCCCTGATGGGCGTGTCGGGTGAGGCGAGGGGCGCGGCATCGCTTGCGGCCCGGCGCGGGACCGATCCCGCGGGCCGCGTGCTGACGGCGGCCCATGAGCTTTACGATGCGACGCTTGCGCCGGTGGCGGACATGATCGACGGGCGCGATCTCGTCATCGTGCCCTCGAAACGCCTCGCCAGCCTTCCGTTCCATCTGCTGGTGAGCGAACGGCCTGCGGCCGAATCGTCCGATCGCTATCGCGATGCGGGCTGGCTGGCGCGTGACCATGCGATCACGGTGCTGCCCTCGGTCGGCGCGCTCCGCGTCGTCGCGTCCGCCGCGCCGCGACCGGGTTCGAACCCCTATCTGGGCTTCGCCAATCCGCTTCTGACCGGCAAGAACGGCAGCGACACGCGCGCCTTCGGTCGTGAAACGTGCCGGGACCGTGCGCCGTTGCAGACGGCGGCGCTGGCCGAGACAGCGCCGGATGTCTCGATCCTCTATCGCGGTGCGCTGGCCGACGTTTCCGCCGTGCGAGGATTGGAGCCGCTGCCGGAAACCGCCGACGAGGCCTGCGCCATCGCCGCGACGCTTGGTGCCGGGGCGGATTCCGTCCGGCTTGGCGAAAAGGCGACCGAAACCGAGATCAAGCGGCTTTCGGCATCGGGAGAAACAGCGCGGGCCCGCATTCTCCACTTCGCCACCCACGGCCTGGTTTCCGGCGACCTTGAAGGGCTGGCCGAGCCGGCCATCGTCATGACCCCGCCGGAGAAGGCTTCGACAGAGGACGACGGACTGCTGACCGCCTCGGAGGTCGCGGGCCTGAAGCTGGATGCGGACTGGGTGATCCTGTCCGCCTGCAACACGGCGGCCGGTGAAAGCGGCGGCGAGGCCTTGTCCGGGCTGGCTCGTGCCTTCTTCTATGCCGGCGCGCGCTCGCTGATGGTATCGCATTGGCCGGTCGCTTCCGATGCGGCGGTGCGGCTGGCAACCGGCGCGATCGCGGAAATGGCGGGCGACGGGCGGCTCAGCCGCGCGGAAGCGCTGCGCCGCGCCATGGTGGAAGAGATACGGGCCGGCGGTCATCGTGCCGATCCCGCCAACTGGGCGCCCTTCATCGTCGTCGGCGGCTGA
- a CDS encoding GNAT family N-acetyltransferase codes for MTAHFVIEALAPQHDRKGFSCGVFALDRYLREQAGQDIKRRAALCYVARETDSNRIAGYYTLSAGDVALRDMPDDIARRLPRYPVVPVARIGRLAIDKDYQGKRLGAALLWDAANRALRAEMGVVALAVDAKDEAAASFYRHHGFVLFPSQPLHLFLPLATVAKGD; via the coding sequence GTGACGGCGCATTTCGTCATCGAGGCGCTTGCCCCGCAGCATGACAGGAAGGGCTTTTCCTGCGGTGTCTTTGCGCTGGACCGCTATCTGAGGGAACAGGCGGGACAGGACATCAAGCGGCGTGCGGCACTATGCTATGTCGCGCGCGAGACGGATTCAAACCGCATTGCCGGATACTACACGCTCTCCGCCGGTGATGTGGCGCTGCGGGACATGCCCGACGACATCGCCCGGCGACTCCCCCGCTATCCCGTGGTTCCCGTCGCGCGCATCGGGCGACTGGCGATCGACAAGGACTATCAGGGCAAGCGTCTTGGCGCCGCGCTGCTGTGGGATGCCGCCAACCGGGCGCTGCGGGCGGAGATGGGCGTTGTTGCTCTGGCGGTCGATGCCAAGGACGAAGCAGCCGCCTCCTTCTACCGCCATCACGGCTTTGTCCTGTTCCCATCGCAACCGCTGCACCTCTTCCTGCCGCTGGCAACGGTGGCTAAAGGCGATTGA